A single window of Dermacentor albipictus isolate Rhodes 1998 colony chromosome 1, USDA_Dalb.pri_finalv2, whole genome shotgun sequence DNA harbors:
- the LOC135909850 gene encoding uncharacterized protein, producing MSLRHVKKRCSVVHCDSVDSTIGVTLHRFPLDFHRCRAWAQFCRNVSLEKKAPSQLRELRICSRHFKPSVYLPSGRLRHDALPTRASIAGTSSECSSDMDCSQSLSETSASVRRAGEPAAASGEPVSKGYVQSRPSQSLLLFQEDADGASPTGSTLNQACSHASGFIMVQSDHTYAGPSTEASASSLEPGTAGVAATLSASADMSPGAPFSSSPLSYEGSFTSPSMKGCHCRNFEPSSGSCVTATRGYKDCCFSAVA from the exons ATGAGCTTGCGGCATGTGAAGAAACGATGCTCCGTGGTACACTGCGACAGCGTGGATAGTACCATTGGTGTCACGCTACACCGATTCCCGCTGGACTTTCACAG GTGCCGAGCGTGGGCGCAGTTCTGCCGCAACGTCAGCCTGGAGAAGAAGGCGCCGTCGCAGCTACGAGAACTCAGGATTTGCTCGAGGCACTTCAAACCATCTGTGTATCTGCCGTCAGGAAGGCTGCGACACGATGCTTTGCCTACTCGAGCAAGCATTGCCG GCACCTCAAGCGAATGCAGCAGCGACATGGACTGTTCACAATCTCTGAGCGAAACTTCGGCATCAGTGCGCCGGGCTGGAGAACCAG CTGCTGCCTCCGGTGAACCTGTTTCCAAAGGGTACGTCCAGAGTCGGCCGTCCCAGTCGCTGCTACTCTTCCAAGAAG ATGCAGATGGTGCCAGCCCTACGGGTTCTACGCTGAACCAAGCTTGTTCCCACGCCAGTGGCTTCATAATGGTTCAGT CTGACCACACATATGCAGGACCAAGCACTGAAGCAAGCGCTTCATCTCTGGAACCTGGCACGGCAGGGGTGGCCGCAACACTGTCAGCGAGTGCTGATATGTCACCAGGAGCTCCGTTCAGCAGTTCGCCTCTTTCTTATGAAG GATCTTTCACCAGCCCATCAATGAAAGGCTGCCACTGCAGAAACTTCGAGCCAAGCTCAGGCAGCTGCGTAACCGCAACAAGAGGCTACAAGGACTGCTGCTTCAGCGCCGTCGCATGA